From a single Bacillus pseudomycoides DSM 12442 genomic region:
- a CDS encoding alkaline phosphatase has product MTTLRKKMMGLTLAGIVALGSLGAGSMMNDNEVKAEATQVGKQPKNVIMMVMDGTSSSATTLARWYKGAPLALDQIVSGGVRTYSAESAITDSAPAATALATGNKSNSSYVGVLPSVVNSPGLEQIKEEDKSRPVANVLEGAERSGRATGIIATSEIQHATPAGFSAHHVIRKNFEVIGEQQVYQNIEVVLGGGKAVLQPAASSGIRQDNEDLIKVIQDKGYDFVETKDALLNSKSDKIWGSFSNAALAFDMDREATSPEQPTLSQMTRKAIQTLSKDKDGFFLFVEGSKPDWAAHANDPIGMISDVLAFDAAVAEALQFAKKDGNTMVIALADHGNSGISIGNKNTTKGYDTTPVSAYIAPLKKAKMTLEGATNKLKDDLSNIKEVAALYGLDNLTDDEKEKLKAAQKKADVGPILTKLLANRANIGFTTGGHTGEDVFLYSYGPGKPYGFVQNTDIAKTMAKAMGFHLGELTNKLFLDAETAFKQIGATVTIDKKDVANPVLVVKHNKAEAQLFVNKNMIRIDGKDYELGSIVVESNGKFYVPEKAIHLFTKHSR; this is encoded by the coding sequence ATGACTACTCTTCGTAAAAAGATGATGGGATTAACATTAGCGGGAATAGTAGCACTAGGTTCGTTAGGTGCAGGAAGCATGATGAACGATAACGAGGTAAAGGCTGAGGCGACACAAGTAGGGAAGCAACCAAAAAATGTCATTATGATGGTTATGGATGGGACAAGCTCTTCAGCCACAACATTGGCTCGATGGTATAAAGGTGCACCTCTTGCACTAGATCAAATCGTATCAGGAGGCGTTCGTACTTATTCGGCAGAATCAGCTATTACCGATTCAGCGCCAGCAGCAACAGCTTTAGCGACAGGAAATAAATCAAATTCAAGCTACGTGGGCGTATTACCTTCTGTTGTGAATTCACCTGGCTTAGAACAAATCAAAGAAGAAGACAAGTCTCGTCCAGTTGCCAACGTCTTAGAAGGAGCAGAACGTTCCGGCCGCGCAACAGGAATCATTGCTACATCGGAAATTCAGCATGCTACTCCGGCTGGTTTTTCTGCTCACCATGTTATTCGAAAAAATTTTGAGGTGATTGGTGAGCAGCAAGTGTATCAAAATATAGAAGTCGTGTTAGGCGGGGGAAAGGCAGTACTTCAGCCTGCGGCAAGCAGTGGAATCCGGCAAGACAACGAAGATTTAATAAAAGTGATTCAAGACAAAGGGTACGACTTTGTGGAAACAAAGGATGCCCTGTTAAACTCCAAATCCGATAAAATTTGGGGCTCGTTCTCAAATGCTGCACTTGCGTTCGATATGGATCGTGAAGCGACCAGCCCTGAGCAGCCAACACTTTCCCAAATGACGAGAAAAGCAATTCAAACATTATCAAAAGATAAAGATGGTTTCTTCTTATTTGTAGAAGGCAGTAAGCCAGATTGGGCAGCACATGCCAATGATCCAATCGGGATGATTAGCGATGTATTGGCATTTGATGCTGCAGTTGCAGAAGCGTTACAGTTTGCGAAAAAAGATGGGAACACGATGGTCATTGCTTTAGCGGACCATGGTAACAGCGGTATTTCCATTGGTAATAAAAATACTACAAAAGGATATGATACCACACCGGTATCTGCCTACATTGCTCCACTGAAAAAGGCAAAAATGACACTTGAAGGTGCTACAAATAAACTAAAAGATGATTTATCTAATATAAAAGAGGTAGCTGCACTTTACGGTTTAGATAACCTAACTGATGATGAAAAAGAAAAGTTAAAAGCTGCACAAAAAAAAGCCGATGTAGGTCCAATCCTTACTAAATTATTGGCCAACCGTGCGAACATCGGTTTTACAACAGGTGGTCATACGGGTGAAGATGTATTCTTATACTCTTACGGCCCCGGGAAGCCATACGGTTTCGTCCAAAATACGGACATTGCGAAGACAATGGCCAAAGCAATGGGCTTTCACTTAGGAGAATTAACAAACAAATTATTCTTAGATGCCGAAACAGCCTTTAAACAAATTGGTGCAACTGTAACGATTGACAAAAAAGATGTAGCAAACCCGGTGCTTGTAGTAAAACACAATAAAGCGGAGGCTCAATTGTTTGTTAATAAAAATATGATCCGTATCGATGGAAAAGATTATGAATTAGGAAGCATCGTTGTAGAAAGCAATGGAAAATTCTATGTACCTGAAAAAGCAATTCATCTATTCACAAAGCATTCTCGCTAA
- a CDS encoding alcohol dehydrogenase catalytic domain-containing protein, with protein MNPVDWKTRKGELQEKSPFSFPIILGLDASGIVVKVGTNITKYKPGDEVYTKLANVIIHS; from the coding sequence ATAAATCCAGTTGATTGGAAAACGAGAAAGGGAGAATTGCAAGAGAAATCGCCTTTTTCATTTCCTATTATTTTAGGATTAGATGCTTCAGGTATTGTAGTGAAAGTAGGTACAAATATAACAAAATATAAGCCTGGTGATGAAGTGTATACAAAACTAGCGAATGTTATCATTCACAGCTAA
- a CDS encoding LPXTG cell wall anchor domain-containing protein, giving the protein MMSTKKTVAISTLALAMITGADTINAEVPDTVKIHDSIKQHAEEKLSELKQAKQNAEERASELKQAKQNAEEKVAELKQTKQSAEEKVAELKQTKQNAEEKVAELKQTKQNAEEKVAELKQTKQNAEEKVAELKQTKQNAEEKVAELKQIKQNAEEKLTELKQTKQNAEEKLSELKQIKQDAEEKLTELKQTKQNAEEKVSELKQIKQTIENKLTELTRTKQTIEEKVSELKQIKQTIENKLTELTRTKQNVEEEKVTELKQTKQTIENKLTELTRTKQNVEEKIAELTQTKQNVEKKVSELTQTKQTNTPLKMKNDNRELPNAGGTESNTMPLGMLSILGGIILIVRNRIKNTFQ; this is encoded by the coding sequence ATGATGAGTACGAAAAAAACAGTAGCAATATCCACACTAGCTTTAGCAATGATAACAGGAGCTGACACCATTAATGCTGAAGTTCCTGATACCGTCAAAATACACGATTCTATCAAACAACATGCAGAAGAGAAGTTATCCGAACTAAAGCAGGCGAAACAAAATGCAGAAGAGAGAGCATCTGAATTAAAACAGGCGAAGCAAAATGCGGAAGAGAAAGTAGCAGAATTAAAACAGACGAAGCAAAGCGCAGAAGAGAAAGTAGCAGAATTAAAACAAACGAAGCAAAATGCAGAAGAGAAAGTAGCAGAATTAAAACAAACGAAGCAAAATGCAGAAGAGAAAGTAGCAGAATTAAAACAGACGAAGCAAAATGCAGAAGAGAAAGTAGCAGAATTAAAACAGACGAAGCAAAATGCAGAAGAGAAAGTAGCAGAATTAAAGCAGATCAAGCAAAATGCAGAAGAGAAATTAACTGAATTAAAACAGACGAAACAAAATGCAGAAGAGAAGTTATCAGAATTAAAGCAGATCAAGCAAGATGCAGAAGAGAAATTAACTGAATTAAAACAGACGAAACAAAATGCAGAAGAGAAAGTATCTGAGTTAAAACAGATCAAGCAAACTATAGAAAATAAATTAACTGAATTAACACGTACGAAGCAAACTATAGAAGAAAAAGTATCTGAGTTAAAACAGATCAAGCAAACTATAGAAAATAAATTAACTGAATTAACACGTACGAAGCAAAATGTAGAAGAAGAGAAAGTAACTGAATTGAAACAGACGAAGCAAACTATAGAAAATAAATTAACTGAATTAACACGTACGAAGCAAAATGTAGAAGAGAAAATAGCTGAATTAACACAGACAAAGCAAAATGTAGAAAAGAAAGTATCTGAATTAACACAGACGAAACAAACCAACACTCCTCTTAAAATGAAAAACGATAACAGGGAACTTCCTAACGCCGGAGGTACAGAATCCAATACAATGCCTTTAGGGATGTTATCAATTTTAGGTGGAATTATATTAATAGTGCGAAATAGAATTAAAAATACGTTTCAATAG
- a CDS encoding class I SAM-dependent methyltransferase, with amino-acid sequence MNELDYKNFYDKVGRSNGWDFSKLKYVTEGATWEFYEEVIERCKSSDVLLDIGTGGGENVLRIAPAALFMIGIDNSSGMIETAQSNLEKASVSNVRFFQMESESLMFPHSFFDIVSCCHAPFVAAEVAKVIKTDGIFLTQQVSEHDKWNLKETFGRGQCLGEKDGTLKEKYVRELKSAGFTDVQILEYDAIDYYQTPEDLLFLLKHTPIIPRFGEEKEDFDILGKFIITNKTEKGIRTNSKRFMIIANKS; translated from the coding sequence ATGAATGAATTAGATTACAAAAATTTTTATGATAAAGTCGGAAGATCAAACGGTTGGGATTTTAGTAAACTGAAATACGTAACAGAAGGTGCTACGTGGGAGTTTTATGAAGAAGTCATAGAGAGATGCAAATCCTCAGATGTTTTGCTAGATATTGGTACAGGCGGGGGAGAGAATGTATTAAGAATTGCACCGGCAGCCTTATTCATGATTGGGATTGATAATTCAAGTGGAATGATAGAAACAGCACAGTCTAATTTGGAAAAAGCAAGTGTATCAAACGTTAGGTTTTTCCAAATGGAGTCCGAAAGCTTGATGTTTCCACATTCTTTTTTTGACATTGTGTCTTGTTGTCATGCGCCTTTTGTTGCAGCAGAAGTAGCAAAAGTAATAAAAACAGATGGTATCTTTTTGACGCAGCAAGTTAGCGAACATGATAAATGGAACTTAAAAGAAACGTTTGGAAGAGGGCAATGTTTAGGGGAAAAAGACGGCACATTAAAAGAAAAGTATGTTCGAGAGTTGAAGTCTGCAGGCTTTACTGATGTGCAAATATTAGAATATGATGCGATTGATTATTACCAAACGCCTGAAGACCTCCTATTCCTATTAAAACACACACCTATCATACCAAGATTTGGTGAAGAGAAAGAGGACTTTGACATTTTGGGGAAATTCATCATAACAAACAAAACTGAAAAAGGAATCCGTACAAATTCAAAACGGTTTATGATAATCGCTAATAAATCTTAA
- a CDS encoding GNAT family N-acetyltransferase, whose protein sequence is MPISKDTVSYIIRTGKIEDSETILDIQKSVVSEGKFLISLSEEFKKTSSEQREWVQGVLENERETLLVAEKDGEVVGWIVFLTENKKRLSHTGSFGIMISKNYRGLGIGTMLLQALLDWAEKNPLIEKVSLGVFSTNHSAISLYKKMGFIEEGRKIKEFKMTDNEYVDDILMYKFV, encoded by the coding sequence TTGCCAATTTCAAAAGATACTGTTAGTTACATAATTCGTACTGGAAAAATAGAAGATTCCGAGACCATTTTAGACATACAGAAATCCGTTGTTTCCGAAGGCAAGTTTCTCATTTCGTTATCCGAAGAGTTTAAGAAAACGTCATCCGAGCAAAGAGAATGGGTACAAGGCGTATTGGAGAATGAAAGAGAAACATTACTTGTTGCTGAAAAAGATGGTGAAGTTGTTGGTTGGATCGTATTTCTTACCGAAAATAAAAAACGATTGTCTCATACAGGCTCCTTTGGAATCATGATTAGTAAAAATTACAGAGGACTCGGAATTGGAACAATGCTACTACAAGCTTTATTAGACTGGGCAGAGAAAAATCCTCTCATTGAAAAAGTAAGTTTAGGAGTTTTCTCAACAAATCATAGTGCAATATCGTTGTACAAAAAGATGGGCTTCATTGAAGAAGGTCGTAAAATTAAAGAGTTTAAAATGACTGATAATGAATATGTGGATGATATTCTTATGTATAAATTCGTTTAG
- a CDS encoding VOC family protein has protein sequence MIHKVGQIMLYVNNQDEAVDFWTEKVGFRVVSEENNGQGMRWIEIAPTKGAETSIILHNKEFVAKMSPGLNLGTPSLMFFSENLDELRSTLLNKNITVGEIVNMPSGRVFNFADHEENYFAVMEKK, from the coding sequence ATGATTCATAAAGTTGGTCAAATTATGTTGTATGTTAATAACCAAGATGAGGCAGTGGATTTTTGGACAGAAAAAGTAGGGTTTCGTGTAGTTTCTGAAGAAAATAACGGTCAAGGAATGAGATGGATTGAAATTGCTCCAACAAAGGGCGCAGAAACAAGCATCATTTTGCACAATAAGGAATTCGTTGCTAAAATGTCACCTGGATTAAATCTCGGTACACCTTCTTTAATGTTTTTTTCGGAAAATCTCGATGAATTACGTAGCACCTTATTAAATAAAAATATCACAGTCGGAGAAATTGTAAATATGCCTTCAGGTAGAGTGTTTAATTTTGCGGATCATGAAGAGAATTACTTTGCTGTGATGGAGAAGAAATAA
- the colA gene encoding collagenase ColA, translating to MNKKSKFTQMMLGISTVALSFGSIQTQVSAEENTPYNVLKKKPIGIETSTDEIAHSTKADETLSYEERLKVNDFSQRPTPIVKRAVAKQSQQKYSLAELNRMSNDEFIDTLASISWNQITDLDQFNQETKAFYQNKERIQVIIDELGRRGSTFTKDDTKGIETFAEVLRSVSYVGFNNKEVNYLYERSFRDKCLPAIKAIAKNPNFKLGTDKQDAVVSAYGKLIRNASCDAETVQYAGNILKQYNDNISTYISDKNKGDALYNLIQAIDNDIQSYLQDTRKKADETIWYGKIDGFINEISRLALLNQMTTENTWLINNGVYYTGRFGKFHSNPNKPLEVLTQAMRMYPRFSEAYFNAVEQISTNYDGKDYNGNTVDLKKIREEGQQQYLPKTYTFDDGSIVFKTGDKVTEEKVKRLYWAAKEVKAQYHRVIGKDGALESGKADDVLTIVIYNNPDEYKRNSQLYGYDTNNGGIYIEGKGTFFTFERTPQQSRYSLEELFRHEFTHYLQGRYEVPGSWGQGEMYQDQRLTWFEEGNAEFFAGSTRTNNVVPRKSIISGLSSDPAKRYTAERTLFSKYGEGPEQWDFYNYSFALQSYLYTHQFETFDKIQDFIRANDVKNYDAYREALSKDPNLNKEYQDYMKQLIDNQDTYNTPQVSDDYLAEHAPKPLADVKKEIKDVAKIKDATITKHKSQFFDTFTLEGTYTGGVTKGESEDWKTMSKKINQSLEQLAQKEWSGYKTVTAYFVNYRVNANNQFEYDVVFHGVATGEEEKQTIKVNMNGPYNEILNEKVEFHSDGTESTGGKIVSYLWDFGDGTTSTEANPTHVYGKEGTYTAKLTVKDNKGKVGRGQTTVTVKKDEPAGHNYQEAKVLSFNKLSKGNMDRPNMAYMYTFNVTSPKEVDISFIDEQGIGINWDVYHESDLGNPVITGRADGNNIKGKFAAKPGKYYLVAFFEEENRKGTYSLLVK from the coding sequence ATGAACAAGAAATCAAAGTTTACCCAAATGATGCTCGGTATTAGTACAGTGGCCTTATCATTTGGAAGTATTCAAACACAAGTATCAGCGGAAGAAAATACACCTTATAATGTGTTAAAAAAGAAACCAATTGGGATAGAAACTTCAACAGATGAAATTGCACATTCTACAAAAGCAGACGAAACATTGTCTTATGAAGAACGTTTAAAAGTGAACGATTTTTCGCAACGTCCGACTCCGATCGTGAAACGAGCAGTGGCAAAACAATCTCAGCAAAAGTATTCTTTAGCAGAGCTAAATAGAATGAGTAATGACGAATTCATCGATACATTGGCAAGTATTAGTTGGAATCAAATTACAGATTTAGATCAATTTAATCAAGAAACAAAAGCGTTTTATCAAAATAAAGAGCGAATCCAGGTTATTATTGATGAGTTAGGTCGTCGTGGAAGCACATTTACAAAAGATGATACAAAAGGGATTGAGACATTTGCTGAAGTATTACGTTCCGTATCTTATGTAGGCTTTAATAATAAAGAGGTAAACTATTTATATGAGCGGAGCTTCCGTGATAAATGTTTACCGGCAATAAAAGCAATTGCAAAAAACCCGAATTTTAAACTTGGTACAGATAAACAGGATGCAGTGGTATCTGCATACGGTAAATTAATTAGAAATGCTTCTTGTGATGCTGAAACAGTTCAATATGCAGGGAATATATTAAAACAATATAACGATAATATTTCTACATATATAAGTGATAAGAATAAAGGGGACGCCTTGTATAATCTTATCCAAGCGATTGATAACGATATACAGTCTTACTTGCAGGATACACGTAAAAAAGCGGATGAAACAATATGGTATGGGAAAATTGATGGTTTCATAAATGAAATCAGTCGACTGGCTCTTCTGAATCAAATGACAACAGAAAATACCTGGTTAATTAATAATGGTGTTTATTATACTGGTCGTTTCGGGAAATTCCATAGTAATCCAAATAAACCTTTAGAAGTACTTACACAAGCAATGCGTATGTACCCTCGTTTTAGTGAAGCTTATTTTAATGCTGTAGAGCAAATTTCAACAAACTATGATGGAAAAGATTATAACGGAAATACAGTAGATTTAAAGAAAATCCGTGAAGAAGGCCAACAGCAGTACTTACCAAAAACGTATACATTCGATGACGGTTCTATTGTATTTAAAACAGGAGATAAAGTAACAGAAGAAAAGGTTAAGAGACTATATTGGGCTGCTAAAGAAGTAAAAGCGCAGTATCATCGTGTAATTGGAAAAGATGGAGCGTTAGAATCAGGGAAAGCTGATGATGTACTGACAATCGTAATTTATAATAATCCAGATGAATATAAACGAAATAGCCAACTATATGGATATGATACGAATAATGGTGGCATTTACATTGAAGGAAAAGGAACGTTCTTTACATTTGAGCGTACACCGCAGCAAAGTCGTTATAGTTTGGAAGAATTGTTCCGTCATGAATTTACACACTATTTACAGGGAAGATACGAAGTTCCAGGATCATGGGGACAAGGAGAAATGTATCAAGATCAACGTTTGACTTGGTTTGAAGAAGGAAATGCAGAATTTTTTGCGGGATCTACTCGTACGAATAATGTTGTTCCGCGCAAAAGTATAATTAGTGGATTATCATCTGATCCTGCGAAACGTTATACAGCAGAACGAACATTATTTTCGAAATATGGAGAAGGACCAGAGCAATGGGACTTTTATAATTATTCTTTTGCACTGCAGTCTTACTTATATACTCATCAATTTGAAACTTTCGATAAGATTCAAGATTTCATTCGTGCAAATGATGTGAAGAATTATGATGCATATCGTGAAGCTTTAAGTAAGGATCCAAATTTAAATAAAGAATACCAAGACTATATGAAGCAGTTAATTGATAATCAAGATACATATAATACCCCACAAGTATCAGATGATTATTTAGCTGAACATGCACCAAAACCGTTAGCTGATGTAAAGAAAGAAATTAAAGATGTAGCAAAGATAAAAGATGCAACGATTACAAAGCATAAGTCTCAATTTTTTGATACGTTTACATTAGAAGGAACATATACAGGTGGCGTAACAAAAGGAGAATCTGAGGATTGGAAAACGATGAGCAAGAAAATCAATCAATCTTTAGAACAATTAGCGCAAAAAGAATGGAGCGGCTACAAAACAGTTACAGCGTATTTTGTCAATTATCGTGTGAATGCGAACAATCAATTTGAATACGATGTTGTATTCCATGGTGTTGCAACGGGAGAAGAAGAAAAACAGACGATTAAAGTAAATATGAATGGACCGTACAATGAGATATTAAATGAAAAAGTTGAGTTTCATAGCGATGGTACAGAAAGCACAGGTGGAAAAATTGTTTCGTATCTCTGGGATTTTGGCGATGGTACAACAAGTACAGAAGCAAATCCTACCCATGTATATGGAAAAGAGGGGACATATACTGCAAAGCTAACAGTAAAAGATAATAAAGGAAAAGTGGGCCGAGGACAAACAACGGTTACCGTAAAAAAAGATGAGCCAGCAGGTCATAACTATCAAGAGGCAAAGGTACTTAGTTTTAATAAGCTTTCAAAAGGAAATATGGATAGACCTAATATGGCGTATATGTACACATTCAATGTCACATCTCCAAAAGAAGTAGATATTTCTTTTATAGATGAACAGGGAATTGGAATAAACTGGGATGTGTATCACGAATCGGATTTAGGAAATCCTGTAATCACAGGCCGAGCGGATGGAAATAATATAAAAGGGAAATTTGCAGCGAAACCTGGGAAGTATTACTTAGTTGCATTTTTTGAAGAGGAAAATAGAAAGGGAACATATTCATTATTAGTAAAATAA
- a CDS encoding phospholipase C: MKRKILAIASVIALTAPIQSVAFAHEIDRQDPPIALKWSAESVHNEGVSSHLWIVNRAIDIMSQNTTVVKQNETALLNEWRTNLEEGIYSADYKNPYYDNSTFASHFYDPDSEKTYIPFAKQAKQTGAKYFKLAGEAYQNKDMKNAFFYLGLSLHYLGDVNQPMHAANFTNISHPFGFHSKYENFVDTVKDNYRVTDGDGYWNWKSTNPEEWVHASASAAKADFPSIVNDNTKSWFLKAAVSQDSADKWRAEVTPVTGKRLMEAQRITAGYIHLWFDTYVNNK; the protein is encoded by the coding sequence ATGAAAAGAAAAATTTTAGCTATAGCTTCTGTAATTGCTTTAACAGCTCCTATTCAAAGTGTGGCGTTTGCACATGAAATTGACCGCCAAGATCCACCTATTGCTCTAAAATGGTCAGCGGAATCTGTACATAATGAAGGAGTAAGTTCTCATTTATGGATTGTAAACAGAGCCATTGATATTATGTCCCAAAATACGACTGTGGTGAAGCAAAATGAGACAGCTCTATTAAATGAATGGCGTACTAATTTGGAGGAAGGTATTTATTCTGCAGATTATAAAAACCCATACTATGATAATTCCACATTCGCTTCACACTTCTATGATCCTGATTCAGAAAAAACGTATATTCCATTTGCTAAACAAGCAAAGCAAACGGGAGCAAAGTATTTTAAATTAGCTGGTGAAGCTTATCAAAATAAAGATATGAAAAATGCATTCTTTTATTTAGGATTATCACTTCATTATTTAGGGGATGTCAACCAACCAATGCATGCAGCAAACTTTACTAACATTTCGCATCCATTTGGCTTCCACTCAAAATATGAAAACTTCGTTGATACAGTGAAAGACAATTATAGAGTAACAGATGGAGATGGCTATTGGAATTGGAAAAGTACAAATCCAGAAGAGTGGGTTCATGCATCAGCATCAGCTGCAAAAGCTGATTTCCCATCAATTGTTAATGATAATACGAAAAGTTGGTTCCTAAAAGCAGCGGTATCACAAGACTCTGCTGACAAATGGCGTGCTGAAGTAACACCGGTAACAGGAAAACGTTTAATGGAAGCACAGCGTATTACAGCTGGATATATTCATTTATGGTTTGATACGTACGTGAATAACAAATAA
- a CDS encoding ABC transporter ATP-binding protein, whose protein sequence is MSDRKIENRRQGSPGGGHGGGHMGGGMRKIEKAKNFKETMNKLLQYLKPYKFSILIVIIFAIGSAAFAIVGPKILGKATTKLFEGLVDKVTGVHGAAIDFTYIGNIALLLLGLYIASTVFSIIQGYIISGVAQKVSYNFRKEIDEKINRMPLKYFDKTTHGEVLSRVTNDVDTVSQTLNQSMSQIITSVITIIGVLIMMLSISWQMTLVALLILPVSMMLIMGVVKRSQKYFKSQQEYLGHVNGQVEEIYSGHNIVKAFNTEEEEVKKFEEVNDTLYHSAWKSQFLSGMMMPIMMFIGNIGYVAVSILGGWLAVKRTIAVGDILAFVQYVRSFTQPIAQVAQIANVLQSTAAAAERVFEFLDEEEEIPEAENPVKLQEVKGEVTFKDVQFGYNPDKIIINNFSANIKPGQKVAIVGPTGAGKTTIVKLLMRFYDVNSGAICIDGHDIKDFTREDLRSMFGMVLQDTWLFNGSIMENIRYGRLGATDEEVIEAANAAHVHSFVKTLPNKYQMELNEEASNVSQGQKQLLTIARALLADPKILILDEATSSIDTRTEVLIQKAMENLMEGRTSFIIAHRLSTIRDADLILVMKDGDIVEQGNHEELLKADGFYASLYNSQFEGADAS, encoded by the coding sequence ATGAGTGATAGAAAAATAGAAAATAGAAGACAAGGCAGTCCTGGTGGTGGCCATGGCGGCGGTCATATGGGCGGCGGCATGAGAAAGATTGAGAAGGCAAAAAATTTCAAAGAAACGATGAATAAGTTACTTCAATACTTAAAGCCATATAAGTTCTCAATCCTAATCGTTATTATTTTCGCAATCGGTAGTGCTGCCTTTGCAATCGTCGGTCCAAAGATTTTAGGTAAAGCGACAACAAAACTTTTCGAAGGACTCGTAGACAAAGTAACGGGCGTGCACGGTGCTGCTATTGACTTTACCTATATCGGAAACATTGCCCTCCTGCTCCTTGGATTATATATAGCGAGCACTGTGTTTTCCATTATACAAGGATATATCATTTCGGGAGTCGCACAAAAGGTATCTTATAACTTCAGAAAAGAAATTGATGAAAAGATCAACCGTATGCCGCTTAAGTACTTTGATAAAACGACACATGGAGAAGTATTATCTAGAGTTACAAATGACGTAGATACTGTGAGCCAAACTTTAAACCAAAGTATGTCGCAAATCATCACATCCGTTATTACAATCATCGGTGTACTCATCATGATGTTATCAATCAGCTGGCAAATGACATTAGTGGCGCTGTTAATACTGCCAGTATCCATGATGCTCATCATGGGAGTCGTCAAGAGATCACAAAAATACTTCAAATCCCAGCAAGAATATTTAGGGCACGTGAACGGTCAAGTTGAAGAAATTTATAGTGGTCACAATATCGTAAAAGCTTTTAACACTGAAGAAGAAGAAGTGAAAAAATTCGAAGAGGTGAATGATACTCTTTACCACTCTGCATGGAAATCTCAATTTTTATCCGGAATGATGATGCCGATTATGATGTTTATCGGTAATATCGGTTACGTAGCTGTATCCATTTTAGGCGGATGGCTCGCTGTAAAGAGAACAATTGCAGTTGGAGATATTTTAGCATTTGTGCAATATGTAAGAAGCTTTACGCAACCAATCGCTCAAGTAGCCCAAATCGCTAACGTACTTCAATCCACTGCAGCTGCTGCAGAAAGAGTTTTCGAATTTTTAGATGAAGAAGAAGAAATTCCGGAAGCAGAAAACCCAGTGAAGCTTCAAGAAGTTAAAGGAGAAGTTACATTCAAAGATGTTCAATTTGGATATAATCCAGATAAGATCATCATCAATAATTTCTCAGCTAATATTAAACCTGGACAAAAGGTAGCCATCGTAGGACCCACCGGAGCAGGAAAAACAACAATCGTAAAACTGTTAATGCGTTTCTATGACGTAAACAGCGGTGCGATCTGTATAGACGGTCACGATATAAAAGACTTTACGCGAGAAGACCTGCGCAGCATGTTCGGCATGGTACTGCAAGACACTTGGCTATTTAATGGTTCCATCATGGAAAACATACGTTACGGTAGACTGGGTGCAACCGACGAAGAAGTGATTGAAGCAGCAAACGCAGCCCACGTTCACAGCTTCGTAAAAACCTTACCAAATAAATATCAAATGGAACTAAACGAAGAAGCAAGCAACGTATCCCAAGGACAAAAGCAACTACTAACAATTGCCCGTGCCCTTCTAGCGGATCCGAAAATACTCATACTCGACGAAGCAACAAGCTCTATCGATACTCGTACAGAAGTGCTGATTCAAAAAGCCATGGAAAACCTCATGGAAGGCAGAACAAGCTTCATCATCGCTCATAGATTATCAACAATCCGTGATGCCGATTTAATCCTTGTCATGAAAGACGGGGATATTGTAGAACAAGGTAATCATGAAGAGTTATTGAAGGCTGATGGTTTCTATGCTTCGCTTTATAATAGTCAGTTTGAAGGTGCGGATGCTTCTTGA